From Chryseobacterium gallinarum, one genomic window encodes:
- the rpsI gene encoding 30S ribosomal protein S9: MSIVHKIGRRKTSVARVYVKPGSGNITVNGKDAKEYFSTDVMVYKLNQPFILSETVGQYDVTVNVFGGGNTGQAEAIRLGISRALCEINAEFRLALKPAGLLTRDARMVERKKPGQKKARKRFQFSKR, translated from the coding sequence ATGTCTATAGTTCACAAAATCGGAAGAAGAAAAACTTCTGTAGCTAGAGTTTATGTAAAACCAGGTTCTGGAAACATTACAGTAAACGGTAAAGATGCTAAAGAATATTTCTCTACAGACGTAATGGTTTATAAATTAAATCAACCGTTTATCCTTTCTGAAACTGTTGGTCAGTATGACGTTACCGTAAACGTGTTCGGTGGTGGAAATACAGGTCAGGCAGAAGCTATCAGATTAGGTATTTCAAGAGCTTTATGCGAAATCAACGCTGAGTTCAGATTAGCATTAAAGCCTGCTGGTTTACTTACAAGAGACGCGAGAATGGTGGAAAGAAAGAAGCCAGGTCAGAAAAAAGCAAGAAAGAGATTCCAATTCTCAAAACGTTAA
- the rplM gene encoding 50S ribosomal protein L13 yields the protein MNTLSYKTVSANKATANKEWVVVDAEGQPLGRLASTVAKILRGKHKTNFTPHVDCGDNVIVLNAGKITLSGNKWADKTYIWHTGYPGGQKSMTAAELQKKDALKVLEKSVKGMLPKNRLGAAILKNLYLYEGTEHKHEAQQPKTINVNEFK from the coding sequence GTGAATACATTAAGTTACAAAACTGTTTCAGCGAACAAAGCTACTGCTAATAAAGAATGGGTTGTGGTAGACGCTGAAGGACAGCCGTTAGGTAGATTAGCTTCTACGGTTGCAAAGATTTTGAGAGGTAAGCACAAAACGAATTTTACACCTCACGTAGATTGTGGTGATAACGTAATCGTTTTGAATGCTGGGAAAATTACACTTTCCGGAAACAAGTGGGCTGATAAGACTTATATCTGGCATACAGGATACCCTGGTGGACAGAAGTCTATGACTGCGGCTGAACTTCAAAAGAAAGATGCTTTAAAGGTATTGGAGAAATCTGTAAAAGGAATGTTGCCTAAAAACAGATTGGGAGCTGCTATCCTTAAAAATCTTTATTTATATGAAGGAACTGAGCACAAACATGAAGCTCAACAGCCTAAAACAATTAATGTTAACGAATTTAAATAA